The Pleurodeles waltl isolate 20211129_DDA chromosome 7, aPleWal1.hap1.20221129, whole genome shotgun sequence genome includes a region encoding these proteins:
- the TLX3 gene encoding T-cell leukemia homeobox protein 3: MDPPRMEAPAAAPQSQPPHEPISFGIDQILNSPEQESAPRGPDGYLGGHRASAPYHHLTAAFPGLGAAFEDSGSYGVNLSLAPAGVIRVPAHRPLPGAVPPPLASSVPGLGSLNFPWMESSRRFVKERFTAAALTPFTVTRRIGHPYQNRTPPKRKKPRTSFSRVQICELEKRFHRQKYLASAERAALAKSLKMTDAQVKTWFQNRRTKWRRQTAEEREAERQQASRLMLQLQHDAFQKSLNDSIQPDPLCLHNSSLFALQNLQPWEEESSKIPPVTSLV; the protein is encoded by the exons ATGGACCCGCCGAGGATGGAGGCCCCGGCAGCAGCCCCCCAGAGCCAGCCACCCCACGAGCCCATCAGCTTCGGCATCGACCAGATCCTGAACAGCCCCGAGCAGGAGAGCGCCCCCCGGGGCCCCGACGGCTACCTGGGCGGCCACAGGGCCAGCGCACCCTATCACCACCTCACCGCCGCCTTCCCGGGCCTGGGCGCTGCCTTCGAGGATTCGGGCTCCTATGGGGTGAATTTGAGTCTGGCCCCCGCTGGGGTGATCCGGGTACCGGCTCATAGACCCCTCCCCGGAGCCGTACCCCCGCCCCTGGCCAGCTCCGTGCCCGGCCTGGGCAGCCTCAACTTCCCCTGGATGGAAAGCAGCCGGCGCTTTGTCAAGGAGCGCTTCACAG CAGCGGCCCTCACCCCCTTCACCGTCACCCGGAGGATCGGGCACCCGTACCAGAACCGCACTCCGCCCAAGCGCAAGAAGCCGCGCACCTCCTTCTCCCGGGTGCAGATCTGCGAGCTGGAGAAGCGCTTCCACCGGCAGAAGTACCTGGCCTCGGCCGAGAGGGCGGCGCTCGCCAAGTCCCTCAAGATGACGGACGCGCAGGTCAAGACCTGGTTCCAGAACCGCAGGACCAAGTGGAG GAGGCAGACGGCGGAGGAGCGCGAGGCCGAGAGGCAACAGGCCAGCAGACTCATGCTCCAGCTGCAGCACGACGCCTTCCAGAAGTCCCTCAACGACTCCATCCAGCCCGACCCCCTGTGCCTGCACAACTCGTCCCTCTTCGCTCTGCAGAACCTGCAGCCCTGGGAGGAGGAGTCCTCCAAGATCCCGCCTGTCACGTCGCTGGTGTGA